The sequence GGACGTTCTTGCCATATATACATGGTTGAATCTTGACATTGGTTATGTTCAgggtaagtttttttcttgCTGTTCACGATGCAtcttgataaaaagaaaataaacagaaCTGATCCACTTTGTCTACTCGTTTAGGGATGAATGATATATGTTCCCCAATGATAATCCTCTTTGATGATGAAGCCGACGCTTTCTGGTGCTTTGAGCGGGCAATGCGGAGACTTgtaataataactaatataGTTTATGACATAACTTCTCATGTTTTATGTCATCACCAGACGGTTGTATTCACGGTTAATTGGTTTTCTTGAATTCTAGAGAGAAAACTTCAGGGCAACAGCAACATCAATGGGTGTCCAGACTCAGCTGGGTGTGCTCTCACAGGTCATTAAAACAGTGGATCCTCGTCTCCATCAACATCTAGGTAAGAGTGTTTTGCTATTACCAACACTCCTCTTATTGGTGGGCTAAAACGGGTTAACGTGACAGAGGATCTCGATGGTGGGGAGTATCTGTTTGCTATTCGGATGCTGATGGTACTTTTCAGGAGAGAATTCTCCTTCCTTGACGCTTTGTACCTTTGGGAGGTAATAGCACTGCTTTTTCATATTCAAACTGTCTGCATTTCTTCTGTTGGTTCCTGGTTTTACTTGCTGTTATTGTTTCTGAAGCCGGAAGATCTTGCTGTGTTGTTTATGATGTGTCGTGTCTTTGTTTTGGAACCATGTTATTCTGTTTGGGTAATAATGAGAATAATGTGAGATGGATTATATATGGTTGCAGCTGATGTGGGCGATGGAGTATAATCCAACCATGTTTGCAACATACGAGGAACTAGAAAACCGAAACAACGCAGCATCCGATCCCAAGTTACTAAAACGGTATGGCAAGTTTGAAAGGAAATACATAAACAGTGGGCAGAACGAGCAACATCGCAATACGCTTGCTGTCTTTGTGGTCGCAAGCGTTCTACAGACAAAGAACAAACGTCTCTTGAAGGAAGCTAAAGGCTTAGACGATGTTGTTCAGGTctgtctctttattttttttcactcgTTCTCTCAAaagccaaaaaggaaaaaaattaaaaagactaTGGAACTTCAAAGTTTAAGTTGGTTTGCAGATACTAGGAGACATTGCGGGTAATCTTGACGCGAAAAAAGCATGTAAAGAAGCGTTGAAGATCCATGAAAAATTCCTGAAAAAGGTTTCCTTTAACTCGTTATAAGTTGCGGAAGATAGATATGATCTACACTTAATACTAATGCAGATGTTGTGTGTTTCTTGCAGGCTAATAGTAATAAGCAATAAAGATTTGCTCAAAACCTCTACTCGACGACTTTATNNNNNNNNNNNNNNNNNNNNNNNNNNNNNNNNNNNNNNNNNNNNNNNNNNNNNNNNNNNNNNNNNNNNNNNNNNNNNNNNNNNNNNNNNNNNNNNNNNNNNNNNNNNNNNNNNNNNNNNNNNNNNNNNNNNNNNNNNNNNNNNNNNNNNNNNNNNNNNNNNNNNNNNNNNNNNNNNNNNNNNNNNNNNNNNNNNNNNNNNNNNNNNNNNNNNNNNNNNNNNNNNNNNNNNNNNNNNNNNNNNNNNNNNNNNNNNNNNNNNNNNNNNNNNNNNNNNNNNNNNNNNNNNNNNNNNNNNNNNNNNNNNNNNNNNNNNNNNNNNNNNNNNNNNNNNNNNNNNNNNNNNNNNNNNNNNNNNNNNNNNNNNNNNNNNNNNNNNNNNNNNNNNNNNNNNNNNNNNNNNNNNNNNNNNNNNNNNNNNNNNNNNNNNNNNNNNNNNNNNNNNNNNNNNNNNNNNNNNNNNNNNNNNNNNNNNNNNNNNNNN comes from Camelina sativa cultivar DH55 chromosome 19, Cs, whole genome shotgun sequence and encodes:
- the LOC104766786 gene encoding TBC1 domain family member 15-like isoform X1 codes for the protein MICCGFMWKSGGEDLQGFYPVRPECQPDVPRTRFKSRAGKTLSARRWHAAFTEDGHLDMEKVLRRIQRGGIHPSIKGAVWEFLLGCYDPDSTFEERNRLRNRRREQYGAWKEECKKMVPVIGSGKYVTMAVVSENGQPIDESSVENQGWIVKNTVTDERVLQWMLSLHQIGLDVARTDRYLCFYENDTNQSKLWDVLAIYTWLNLDIGYVQGMNDICSPMIILFDDEADAFWCFERAMRRLRENFRATATSMGVQTQLGVLSQVIKTVDPRLHQHLEDLDGGEYLFAIRMLMVLFRREFSFLDALYLWELMWAMEYNPTMFATYEELENRNNAASDPKLLKRYGKFERKYINSGQNEQHRNTLAVFVVASVLQTKNKRLLKEAKGLDDVVQILGDIAGNLDAKKACKEALKIHEKFLKKANSNKQ